In the genome of Mycoplasmopsis cynos, one region contains:
- the pyrH gene encoding UMP kinase: MIKYKRILIKLSGEGFANKEKHLAIDNELVKRIALQLKEIVNQGVQVSIVIGGGNFWRGASAEKNGIPRNRADYIGMLATIMNGLALRSGFELVGLKARVQSSLTVDPKIAENYVNEKTLKYLESGEVVIFVGGTGRPYFTTDTASTLYASEIGAEVILMGKNGTDGVYDSDPKLNKNAHRYDKITYDEILEKKLQVMDLTATSMARDNNINLIIFNLLEENSILKALEGEIKHTEVTN, translated from the coding sequence ATGATTAAATATAAACGAATCTTAATAAAACTATCAGGTGAGGGTTTTGCAAATAAGGAAAAACATCTTGCTATTGATAATGAATTAGTTAAAAGAATTGCTTTACAATTAAAAGAAATTGTTAATCAAGGGGTTCAAGTGTCGATAGTTATAGGGGGTGGTAATTTTTGAAGAGGAGCTTCTGCAGAAAAAAACGGGATACCTAGAAATCGTGCTGATTACATTGGTATGTTAGCTACAATTATGAATGGTTTAGCGTTAAGAAGTGGTTTTGAACTTGTTGGATTAAAAGCAAGGGTTCAAAGTTCTTTAACTGTAGATCCAAAAATTGCAGAGAATTATGTTAATGAAAAGACACTAAAATACCTTGAAAGTGGAGAAGTTGTTATTTTTGTAGGCGGAACAGGGAGACCGTATTTCACCACTGATACTGCATCAACTTTATATGCATCTGAAATTGGAGCGGAAGTAATTTTGATGGGAAAGAACGGGACAGACGGAGTTTATGATTCTGATCCAAAATTAAACAAAAATGCCCATCGTTATGATAAAATCACATATGATGAAATTCTTGAAAAAAAATTACAAGTTATGGATTTAACTGCCACAAGTATGGCAAGAGATAACAATATAAATTTAATTATTTTTAACCTTTTAGAAGAGAATTCAATATTAAAAGCGCTAGAAGGCGAAATTAAACATACAGAGGTAACAAACTAA
- the frr gene encoding ribosome recycling factor, which translates to MELDYYLLELEEKSEKPINHFKFEMSKISTGRANPQIIKGIKVLYYESMTPLEELSNISVPEPQQLLIKPYDITSIKDICKAMEKANLGIMPVDEGNQIRLTFPTLTIERRREMIKNLGKLSETAKVGIRNVRQDVNKLIKADEELSEDDQKKYLEKVQKNVDILIEKVNSLTKEKENELMNK; encoded by the coding sequence ATGGAACTAGATTATTATTTACTAGAACTTGAAGAGAAAAGCGAAAAACCAATAAATCATTTTAAGTTTGAAATGTCAAAAATTTCAACTGGAAGAGCTAACCCTCAAATAATTAAAGGTATAAAAGTGTTGTATTATGAGTCAATGACACCACTTGAAGAATTGTCTAATATAAGTGTACCTGAACCACAACAACTTTTAATAAAACCATATGATATTACTTCAATTAAAGATATTTGTAAAGCAATGGAAAAGGCTAATTTAGGTATTATGCCTGTTGATGAAGGGAATCAGATTAGATTAACTTTTCCTACTTTAACTATTGAAAGACGTAGAGAAATGATTAAGAATTTAGGTAAATTGTCTGAAACTGCTAAGGTAGGTATTAGAAACGTAAGACAGGATGTAAATAAATTGATTAAAGCTGATGAAGAACTTTCAGAAGATGACCAAAAGAAATATTTAGAAAAAGTGCAGAAAAATGTAGATATTTTAATTGAGAAAGTTAATTCTCTTACAAAAGAAAAAGAAAATGAATTAATGAATAAATAA
- the msrA gene encoding peptide-methionine (S)-S-oxide reductase MsrA has translation MKKEIFVAGGCFWGVEAYFSRIKGIESTAVYYINGGYEGVSYKDVCQISNHVEAVKLVYDDTIINERELFYLYLQIVDPYSLNKQGNDIGTQYRIGIYTNDPLTLNEFKTINNDFIAQTSKNNHIELLPVTDQTRAEEYHQKYLQKNPSGYCHINIFSIPDKYLKDEYK, from the coding sequence ATGAAAAAAGAAATTTTTGTTGCAGGTGGATGCTTTTGAGGAGTTGAAGCTTATTTTTCACGAATCAAGGGAATTGAGTCAACTGCGGTTTATTACATAAACGGTGGTTATGAAGGCGTAAGTTACAAAGATGTTTGTCAAATTTCAAACCATGTAGAAGCCGTTAAATTAGTTTATGATGATACTATTATTAATGAAAGAGAATTATTTTATTTATATTTACAAATTGTTGACCCTTATTCGCTAAATAAACAAGGAAATGATATTGGAACTCAATATAGAATTGGGATATATACAAATGATCCATTAACGCTAAATGAATTTAAAACAATTAACAATGATTTTATTGCTCAAACAAGTAAAAATAATCATATTGAACTACTTCCTGTAACTGATCAAACAAGAGCTGAAGAATATCATCAAAAATATTTACAAAAGAATCCAAGTGGGTATTGTCACATAAATATCTTTTCTATACCTGATAAATATTTAAAAGATGAATATAAATAA
- a CDS encoding PQ-loop repeat-containing protein, which yields MTTLKTKNISNVSYPAFFIYYTGGAIFVAVMTMLKKTDPNIIINIIGNTLFVGIMALTLTLFMILDKKIKPIARITIIFALWIVFFSLLIWWISEYAAKSNGYFESSSTFLTILTIFANSCTALPFIAQIIKTLKNKSAEGISFVLLCCGLILNISLGIYFAMLLDFGTAMWYVTLLFQTTGAIVYIIQILIYLSFKSKYKKIA from the coding sequence TTGACAACATTAAAAACAAAAAACATTTCTAATGTTTCATACCCTGCGTTCTTTATTTATTATACTGGTGGTGCTATATTTGTAGCAGTAATGACAATGCTGAAAAAAACTGACCCTAACATAATTATCAACATAATTGGTAACACTCTTTTTGTCGGAATTATGGCGTTAACATTAACACTTTTTATGATCTTAGACAAAAAAATAAAGCCCATAGCTAGAATAACTATTATTTTTGCCTTATGAATCGTATTCTTCAGTTTATTAATATGATGAATTTCTGAATACGCAGCAAAAAGTAATGGATATTTCGAATCATCAAGCACATTTTTGACAATATTAACAATTTTTGCTAACTCATGTACTGCATTACCATTTATAGCACAAATCATCAAGACTTTAAAAAATAAATCAGCAGAAGGAATTTCATTTGTGTTATTATGTTGTGGATTAATCCTCAACATTTCATTAGGTATTTACTTCGCAATGTTACTAGATTTTGGTACAGCAATGTGATATGTAACACTATTATTCCAAACAACTGGAGCAATTGTTTATATAATACAAATTCTGATATATTTATCATTTAAATCAAAATATAAAAAAATAGCTTAA